The Halomonas sp. HAL1 genome segment TGTGGTGTGGGATCCTAACGGCACCCGCACTATCTCCGCCAAAACTCATCACCAGAACGTCGACTTCAATATCTTCGAGGGCAAGACGGTGCGCGGCATCGCTCGTCACACCATCAGCCAAGGCAAATGGGTATGGCGAGACGGTGATCTGCGCGCCGAGCGCGGTGCGGGCCGCTATTTAGAGCGCCCTGCCTATCCCGGTGTATTCGAGCTGCTGGCCAAACGCGCCGAGCTAAATGCCCCTATAGCGGTTAAACGTTAAAAGCGGCGATCAAGCGATAACAGTTGTTCGTATAAAAACAGCGGAGGCTCTACTGTGACTAGCCCACTGAATCATCTCCCCAGCGCACAAGAGGTCGGCACCTACGACCCACAAACGCTGACCCATAATTTTAGCGATCTACACCCGCCACTCACCCAGCGCCAAGCGATGATTGAAAGTCAGCGCTGCCTCTACTGCTTTGATGCCCCCTGCGTTGAGGCCTGCCCGTCGGATATCGACATCCCAAGCTTTATTCGCCAAATCGGCGAAAAAAATATCAATGGCGCGGCGGAAACCATTCTGGAAGCCAATATCCTAGGCGGCAGCTGCGCCCGGGTTTGCCCCACCGAAATACTTTGCGAGCGTAGCTGTGTGCGCAATCATGACGCCGAATGTCAGCCTGTGCTGATCGGCTTGCTACAGCGCTACGCCACCGATCATATGCAGTTCGATAGCCACCCGTTCAAACGTGCCGGCAGCACTGGCCGCCACATCGCCGTGGTAGGTGCAGGGCCTGCGGGACTTTCCTGCGCTCATCGGCTGGCAATGCTTGGCCATCAGGTGACGATTTTTGAAGCTGAGCAAAAGCCCGGCGGGTTAAACGAGTACGGCATCGCCCGCTACAAAATGACCGATGACTTTGCCCGCAAAGAAGTCGAGTTTTTACTGGAGGTCGGCGGCATTGACCTCCAGTACGGCCAGCGACTCGGGTATAACCTCGAACTTTCCACCCTGCATCAGCAGTATGACAGCGTGTTTCTCGGTTTAGGGCTAGGTGCCAGCCGCACCCTGGGCCTAACCGGCGAAGAGGCGCCGGGTCTGATGCCCGCGGTGGACTACATCAAAACCCTGCGTCAAACCGATGACCTGGGCAACCTCACCGTGGCCAAACGCTGCATTGTGATTGGAGCAGGCAATACTGCGATCGATATGGCAACGCAAATGGCTCGCCTGGGCGCCACCGAGGTGACGCTGGTCTACCGTCGCGGCGTGGAGGCGATGTCCGCCACCGATCACGAGCAGGAGATCGCCAAAGCCAACGGTGTACGCATGGTGACCTGGGCGCAGCCCGATGAAATCTTGCTGGATGACCAGGGCCGCGTAGCGGGCATGCGCTTTACCAAGACCGTTGAGCAAGCGGGCCAATTATCGCCGACGGGCGAAACGATTGAGATTGCCGCCGACGCCATCTTCAAAGCCATAGGACAAAGCTTTGATAACACCAGCCTCGCTGATGCCACCGCCGCCGAGCTAGCTCGGGACGGCGAGCGCATTCATGTCGATGAAATGTTCCGCACCTCGCTATCCAATGTTTATGCCGGTGGCGACTGTGTCAAATCCGGCCAAGACCTCACCGTTCAGGCCGTACAGCACGGCAAACTGGCGGCTCACGCCATTCACCAAGCGCTTGCCGCCAAGCAGGAGGCCGCATGAACACCACACCCTTCACTCCTCTCTCTTTTCCAGGCAAGAAAAACAGCGGCGACAGCGTGGTTAATGGCGTTGATCTATCGGTTAACTTTGCCGGTATTAAAGCGCCTAACCCATTCTGGCTCGCCTCTGCACCGCCCACCGATAAAGCCTACAACGTGGTGCGCGCCTATGAAGCGGGCTGGGGCGGCGTGGTTTGGAAAACCCTCGGTGAAGAGCCACCGGCGGTCAACGTCTCTTCCCGCTATTCGGCCCACTACGGCAAAAACCGCGAGGTGATCGGCTTTAACAATATCGAGCTGATTACCGACCGATCGCTGGAGATCAACCTTAAAGAGATCACCCAGGTGAAGAAGGATTGGCCCGACCGGGCGCTGATCGTTTCCATCATGGTGCCCTGTAATGAAGAGGCCTGGGCCTACATTCTGCCACTGGTGGAAGCTACCGGCGCCGATGGCATCGAGCTCAACTTAGGTTGCCCCCACGGCATGCCGGAGCGTGGCATGGGCGCGGCAGTAGGCCAAAACCCGGACCTGATCGAGAAAGTCACCTACTGGTGTAAAAAGCACTACTCGAAGCCAGTGATTGTAAAACTCACCCCCAACATCACCGATATTCGCGTAGGCGCTCAGGCAGCCTTGCGAGGTGGCGCCGATGCGGTGTCGCTGATTAACACCATCAATTCGATCACCAGTATCGATCTGGACAACATGGTCGCCAAACCCACCGTTGGCCATCAGAGCACCCACGGCGGTTACTGCGGGAGTGCCGTCAAACCTATTGCGATGAATATGGTGGCGGAAATTGCCCGTGATCCGGCCACACCTACACTGCCGATTTCCGGCATTGGCGGCATTTCCACCTGGCGGGATGCGGCGGAATTTATCGCCCTCGGTGCAGGCAGCGTACAGGTATGCACGGCCGCGATGCTTAACGGCTTTCGCATTGTGGAGGAGATGAAAGATGGCCTCTCCCGCTGGATGGCGGAAAAAGGTTACGACTCCATTGAAGCGTTCTCACGCAAGGCGATCCCGCAAACCACCGACTGGAAACACCTGGATATCAACTTCAAAACGATCGCCAAGATCGATCAGGATTTGTGTATCGAGTGCGGCCGCTGCTATATCGCCTGCGAGGACACGTCCCACCAGTCGATTGCCAAGCTCACCGAGCAGAACGGTGCGCGCCGCTATGAGGTGATTGAAGAGGAGTGTGTAGGCTGCAACCTGTGCCAGATCACCTGCCCAGTGGAAAACTGCATCACCATGGTGCCTCAAGAAACAGGTCAACCCTTTCTGGCCTGGGATAACGATCCCCGCAATCCCTTCCGGGTCGCGTCTTAAGCCCGGTATTCAACAGCTGCTAGCGCTATCCACCGCCCTCAATTTTTGAGGGCGGTTACGTTTGTAAAGCAGAGGCTTGTTGCTCCAAATGGCGACGATGCTGGCATCAATCCGCATGAACCTTAATGCGATAAAGCACGCAATAAACCACCGGCAGTACCACTAGAGTTAACAGCGTAGCAACGCCCAGGCCTCCAATCAGCGCCACTGCCATGCTGGCGAAGAAGGCATCGCTGATCAGCGGAATCATCCCCAGCATGGTGGTCAGCGCGGCCATCGCTACCGGGCGAACACGGCTAACGGCCGCTAGCACCACCGCGTGATAGCGGTCCTGATGCAGCGGCAACTGCACGTTGATCTCCTCCACCAGCACGATGGCGTTTTTGATCACCATGCCGATCAGGCTCAGCGTGCCCAGCAGCGCCATAAACGAGAAGGGTAACCCGGTCAGCAGCAGCGCGCCGACAACACCGATAATCGTCAACGGTACCAGCGACCAAATCGCCAACGGTTGGCGGAAGTTATTGAACAGCACCACGGTAAGGATGAACATCATCACGATGCCCAGCGGCAGCGAGGCAAACAGTCCGCTCTGAGCTTCGCCCGCAGTCTCGAACTCGCCGCCCCACTCCAGCCGATAGCCTGCAGGCAGCTCCAGCGCTTCTACCTGAGGTCGGATCTCCGCCAATACGCTGGCAGCGGTTACTCCGCTTAACGGGTCCGGCTCACCGTACACTGCCAGCATGCGCTCCCGGTTACGACGCATGATCAGTGGATCTGCGACCTGGGTGGTGATATCGCTGATCACTTGGTCGGCGGTGATATAGCGGCCCTGCT includes the following:
- a CDS encoding NAD(P)-dependent oxidoreductase → MTSPLNHLPSAQEVGTYDPQTLTHNFSDLHPPLTQRQAMIESQRCLYCFDAPCVEACPSDIDIPSFIRQIGEKNINGAAETILEANILGGSCARVCPTEILCERSCVRNHDAECQPVLIGLLQRYATDHMQFDSHPFKRAGSTGRHIAVVGAGPAGLSCAHRLAMLGHQVTIFEAEQKPGGLNEYGIARYKMTDDFARKEVEFLLEVGGIDLQYGQRLGYNLELSTLHQQYDSVFLGLGLGASRTLGLTGEEAPGLMPAVDYIKTLRQTDDLGNLTVAKRCIVIGAGNTAIDMATQMARLGATEVTLVYRRGVEAMSATDHEQEIAKANGVRMVTWAQPDEILLDDQGRVAGMRFTKTVEQAGQLSPTGETIEIAADAIFKAIGQSFDNTSLADATAAELARDGERIHVDEMFRTSLSNVYAGGDCVKSGQDLTVQAVQHGKLAAHAIHQALAAKQEAA
- the preA gene encoding NAD-dependent dihydropyrimidine dehydrogenase subunit PreA, with amino-acid sequence MNTTPFTPLSFPGKKNSGDSVVNGVDLSVNFAGIKAPNPFWLASAPPTDKAYNVVRAYEAGWGGVVWKTLGEEPPAVNVSSRYSAHYGKNREVIGFNNIELITDRSLEINLKEITQVKKDWPDRALIVSIMVPCNEEAWAYILPLVEATGADGIELNLGCPHGMPERGMGAAVGQNPDLIEKVTYWCKKHYSKPVIVKLTPNITDIRVGAQAALRGGADAVSLINTINSITSIDLDNMVAKPTVGHQSTHGGYCGSAVKPIAMNMVAEIARDPATPTLPISGIGGISTWRDAAEFIALGAGSVQVCTAAMLNGFRIVEEMKDGLSRWMAEKGYDSIEAFSRKAIPQTTDWKHLDINFKTIAKIDQDLCIECGRCYIACEDTSHQSIAKLTEQNGARRYEVIEEECVGCNLCQITCPVENCITMVPQETGQPFLAWDNDPRNPFRVAS